A single Cyclopterus lumpus isolate fCycLum1 chromosome 1, fCycLum1.pri, whole genome shotgun sequence DNA region contains:
- the LOC117726452 gene encoding transmembrane channel-like protein 7 isoform X1 has protein sequence MEVDSVFYTDHSGRVNSNPLLDQLPSYQSLLYRRKSSTVGSKRRSSSRARLGSSGSGKWGLSTVSRNEEKQKSLMAQRPIREQPKTMAEKRRDKTQRLEENRELSSLGQRVQSTRRYLRRLGDDAHEWLSSLKLWRGDIHLIEGMFGTGILSYFSFLRFLVMLNLIIFLLMFSFVMLPIIIAPNASANITYNQNDGGLCTVYPSSARRGLVIFHEHITDLLSGGGFLEQTYLFYGYYKVDKIHFPKTTYNLPLAYLLVTIAYLFLSLIWIVKRSATGFKRNLVQDEDRFQSFCNKIFSGWDFCITNENAVRLKRSSLLYELRTDLEEERIKQKIADRTRKERCRIYLIRLILNLFVIGVLASCFYSIYEATIFSQKVQMDKIKDNFIVDLIYEYLPSIVITMANFITPLLFSVIINYEDYSPAFEIRFTLMRCVFMRLTSIGVLLFSLWSQITTCEQEPCICGYNHKLYSCWETHVGQEMYKLTIFDFIIIIAVTIFVEFPRKLIVNYCDCGLAKWWGQQEFAIPQNVLEIVYGQTICWIGTFYSPMLPAICTIKYFFIFYIKKVSLMANCRPATRPFRASSSNFFFLVVLLIGLALACLPVSFSVAQINSSQACGPFVNYNTSWEVLPATVSELPHGIKTLLFALSSEAFAVSFFVVTCLAMFYVIALAGAHKRVINQLREQLAMEGRDKHFLIQKLCQAQRLSAIKSPVSKSQPRKSSSRSSPSYHTSFSNNFDEGVFLAHSLHDSSTHV, from the exons ATGGAGGTCGACTCAG TCTTCTACACTGATCACAGTGGAAGAGTCAATAGTAACCCGCTGTTGGACCAGCTCCCCAGCTACCAGTCCCTGCTGTACCGCAGAAAGTCATCAACTGTTGGCTCCAAGCGAAGAAGCAGCTCCAGAGCACGACTTGGCTCCTCTGGCAGCGGGAAATGGGGCTTGAGCACCGTCAGCAGAAatgaggagaagcagaagagtCTGATGGCTCAGAGACCCATCAGGGAACAACCCAAGACCATGGCCGAGAAACGCCGAGACAa AACACAGCGCTTGGAGGAGAATCGAGAGCTCAGCAGTTTGGGCCAGCGGGTGCAAAGCACACGCAGGTATCTGAGGAGGCTGGGGGATGATGCCCATGAATGGCTGAGCTCTTTGAAACTCTGGAGGGGAGACATCCACCTGATCGAGG GGATGTTCGGCACAGGTATTCTGTCCTACTTCTCCTTCCTGCGCTTCCTGGTCATGCTCAACTTGATCATCTTTTTGCTCATGTTCAGCTTCGTCATGTTACCCATCATCATAGCCCCGAACGCTTCAGCAAATATCACCTACAACCAGAATGACG GAGGTTTGTGCACTGTTTATCCAAGCAGCGCCCGTCGAGGTCTGGTCATCTTTCATGAGCACATTACTGATCTGCTGTCTGGTGGA GGCTTTCTGGAACAAACCTATCTGTTCTATGGCTACTACAAAGTGGACAAAATCCACTTTCCAAAGACCACTTACAATTTGCCGCTGGCCTACCTGCTGGTCACTATAGCCTACCTGTTCCTCAGTCTCATCTGGATAgttaaaag GTCTGCCACGGGATTCAAACGTAACCTGGTTCAGGATGAGGATCGCTTTCAGAGCTTTTGCAACAAGATCTTTTCTGGCTGGGACTTCTGCATCACCAACGAGAACGCAGTGCGGTTGAAGAGAAGCAGTTTGCTCTACGAGCTCAGG ACAGatttggaggaggagaggatcaAACAGAAAATAGCAGATCGCACACGTAAAGAGAGATGTCGGATTTACCTTATCCGCCTCATTCTCAACCTTTTTGTCATCGGCGTCCTGGCTAGTTGCTTCTACAGCATTTATGAAGCCACCATCTTCTCCCAGAAAGTACAGATGGATAAGATAAAG GACAATTTCATTGTGGATCTCATCTATGAGTATCTACCCTCAATTGTTATCACCATGGCCAACTTCatcacccccctcctcttctctgttaTCATCAATTACGAGGACTACTCACCTGCGTTTGAGATCCGCTTCACGCTGATGAG GTGTGTCTTCATGCGGTTGACCAGTATTGGGGttctgctcttctctctctggtctcagaTCACTACATGTGAACAGGAGCCCTGCATTTGTGGCTATAACCATAAGCTTTACTCT TGTTGGGAGACCCATGTGGGCCAGGAGATGTACAAACTCACCATCTTTGACTTCATCATCATTATCGCAGTCACAATCTTTGTGGAGTTTCCCAGGAA GCTGATAGTGAATTACTGTGACTGTGGCCTGGCTAAGTGGTGGGGCCAGCAGGAGTTTGCTATCCCTCAGAACGTGCTCGAGATCGTCTACGGTCAGACCATCTGCTGGATCGGCACGTTCTACAGCCCAATGCTGCCGGCCATCTGCACGATTAAATACTTCTTTATCTTCTATATCAAAAAG GTCTCATTGATGGCCAACTGCCGTCCGGCCACACGTCCGTTCCGAGCTTCCAGCTCCAACTTCTTCTTCCTGGTTGTGCTGCTGATCGGCCTTGCTCTGGCCTGTCTGCCCGTCTCTTTTAGTGTGGCTCA GATAAACTCTTCCCAGGCCTGTGGACCGTTTGTTAATTACAACACCTCCTGGGAGGTGCTGCCAGCTACAGTATCTGAGCTGCCTCATGGAATCAAAACACTCCTCTTCGCTCTCTCCTCAGAGGCCTTCGCTGTCTCCTTCTTTGTTGTCACGTG TTTGGCCATGTTTTATGTGATCGCACTAGCTGGAGCTCACAAGAGAGTTATTAACCAACTAAGGGAGCAGCTAGCCATG GAAGGCCGTGATAAGCATTTCTTGATCCAAAAGCTGTGCCAGGCCCAGAGGCTCTCAGCTATCAAATCACCGGTGTCCAAATCTCAACCccgcaaaagcagcagcagaagcagcccCAGCTATCACACCAGCTTCTCCAACAATTTTGATGAAGGTGTGTTTCTGGCACACTCACTTCATGACTCCTCCACACATGTGTGA
- the LOC117726452 gene encoding transmembrane channel-like protein 7 isoform X4, which produces MAELFETLEGRHPPDRGFVMLPIIIAPNASANITYNQNDGGLCTVYPSSARRGLVIFHEHITDLLSGGGFLEQTYLFYGYYKVDKIHFPKTTYNLPLAYLLVTIAYLFLSLIWIVKRSATGFKRNLVQDEDRFQSFCNKIFSGWDFCITNENAVRLKRSSLLYELRTDLEEERIKQKIADRTRKERCRIYLIRLILNLFVIGVLASCFYSIYEATIFSQKVQMDKIKDNFIVDLIYEYLPSIVITMANFITPLLFSVIINYEDYSPAFEIRFTLMRCVFMRLTSIGVLLFSLWSQITTCEQEPCICGYNHKLYSCWETHVGQEMYKLTIFDFIIIIAVTIFVEFPRKLIVNYCDCGLAKWWGQQEFAIPQNVLEIVYGQTICWIGTFYSPMLPAICTIKYFFIFYIKKVSLMANCRPATRPFRASSSNFFFLVVLLIGLALACLPVSFSVAQINSSQACGPFVNYNTSWEVLPATVSELPHGIKTLLFALSSEAFAVSFFVVTCLAMFYVIALAGAHKRVINQLREQLAMEGRDKHFLIQKLCQAQRLSAIKSPVSKSQPRKSSSRSSPSYHTSFSNNFDEGVFLAHSLHDSSTHV; this is translated from the exons ATGGCTGAGCTCTTTGAAACTCTGGAGGGGAGACATCCACCTGATCGAGG CTTCGTCATGTTACCCATCATCATAGCCCCGAACGCTTCAGCAAATATCACCTACAACCAGAATGACG GAGGTTTGTGCACTGTTTATCCAAGCAGCGCCCGTCGAGGTCTGGTCATCTTTCATGAGCACATTACTGATCTGCTGTCTGGTGGA GGCTTTCTGGAACAAACCTATCTGTTCTATGGCTACTACAAAGTGGACAAAATCCACTTTCCAAAGACCACTTACAATTTGCCGCTGGCCTACCTGCTGGTCACTATAGCCTACCTGTTCCTCAGTCTCATCTGGATAgttaaaag GTCTGCCACGGGATTCAAACGTAACCTGGTTCAGGATGAGGATCGCTTTCAGAGCTTTTGCAACAAGATCTTTTCTGGCTGGGACTTCTGCATCACCAACGAGAACGCAGTGCGGTTGAAGAGAAGCAGTTTGCTCTACGAGCTCAGG ACAGatttggaggaggagaggatcaAACAGAAAATAGCAGATCGCACACGTAAAGAGAGATGTCGGATTTACCTTATCCGCCTCATTCTCAACCTTTTTGTCATCGGCGTCCTGGCTAGTTGCTTCTACAGCATTTATGAAGCCACCATCTTCTCCCAGAAAGTACAGATGGATAAGATAAAG GACAATTTCATTGTGGATCTCATCTATGAGTATCTACCCTCAATTGTTATCACCATGGCCAACTTCatcacccccctcctcttctctgttaTCATCAATTACGAGGACTACTCACCTGCGTTTGAGATCCGCTTCACGCTGATGAG GTGTGTCTTCATGCGGTTGACCAGTATTGGGGttctgctcttctctctctggtctcagaTCACTACATGTGAACAGGAGCCCTGCATTTGTGGCTATAACCATAAGCTTTACTCT TGTTGGGAGACCCATGTGGGCCAGGAGATGTACAAACTCACCATCTTTGACTTCATCATCATTATCGCAGTCACAATCTTTGTGGAGTTTCCCAGGAA GCTGATAGTGAATTACTGTGACTGTGGCCTGGCTAAGTGGTGGGGCCAGCAGGAGTTTGCTATCCCTCAGAACGTGCTCGAGATCGTCTACGGTCAGACCATCTGCTGGATCGGCACGTTCTACAGCCCAATGCTGCCGGCCATCTGCACGATTAAATACTTCTTTATCTTCTATATCAAAAAG GTCTCATTGATGGCCAACTGCCGTCCGGCCACACGTCCGTTCCGAGCTTCCAGCTCCAACTTCTTCTTCCTGGTTGTGCTGCTGATCGGCCTTGCTCTGGCCTGTCTGCCCGTCTCTTTTAGTGTGGCTCA GATAAACTCTTCCCAGGCCTGTGGACCGTTTGTTAATTACAACACCTCCTGGGAGGTGCTGCCAGCTACAGTATCTGAGCTGCCTCATGGAATCAAAACACTCCTCTTCGCTCTCTCCTCAGAGGCCTTCGCTGTCTCCTTCTTTGTTGTCACGTG TTTGGCCATGTTTTATGTGATCGCACTAGCTGGAGCTCACAAGAGAGTTATTAACCAACTAAGGGAGCAGCTAGCCATG GAAGGCCGTGATAAGCATTTCTTGATCCAAAAGCTGTGCCAGGCCCAGAGGCTCTCAGCTATCAAATCACCGGTGTCCAAATCTCAACCccgcaaaagcagcagcagaagcagcccCAGCTATCACACCAGCTTCTCCAACAATTTTGATGAAGGTGTGTTTCTGGCACACTCACTTCATGACTCCTCCACACATGTGTGA
- the LOC117726452 gene encoding transmembrane channel-like protein 7 isoform X3, with protein sequence MAELFETLEGRHPPDRGDVRHSFVMLPIIIAPNASANITYNQNDGGLCTVYPSSARRGLVIFHEHITDLLSGGGFLEQTYLFYGYYKVDKIHFPKTTYNLPLAYLLVTIAYLFLSLIWIVKRSATGFKRNLVQDEDRFQSFCNKIFSGWDFCITNENAVRLKRSSLLYELRTDLEEERIKQKIADRTRKERCRIYLIRLILNLFVIGVLASCFYSIYEATIFSQKVQMDKIKDNFIVDLIYEYLPSIVITMANFITPLLFSVIINYEDYSPAFEIRFTLMRCVFMRLTSIGVLLFSLWSQITTCEQEPCICGYNHKLYSCWETHVGQEMYKLTIFDFIIIIAVTIFVEFPRKLIVNYCDCGLAKWWGQQEFAIPQNVLEIVYGQTICWIGTFYSPMLPAICTIKYFFIFYIKKVSLMANCRPATRPFRASSSNFFFLVVLLIGLALACLPVSFSVAQINSSQACGPFVNYNTSWEVLPATVSELPHGIKTLLFALSSEAFAVSFFVVTCLAMFYVIALAGAHKRVINQLREQLAMEGRDKHFLIQKLCQAQRLSAIKSPVSKSQPRKSSSRSSPSYHTSFSNNFDEGVFLAHSLHDSSTHV encoded by the exons ATGGCTGAGCTCTTTGAAACTCTGGAGGGGAGACATCCACCTGATCGAGG GGATGTTCGGCACAG CTTCGTCATGTTACCCATCATCATAGCCCCGAACGCTTCAGCAAATATCACCTACAACCAGAATGACG GAGGTTTGTGCACTGTTTATCCAAGCAGCGCCCGTCGAGGTCTGGTCATCTTTCATGAGCACATTACTGATCTGCTGTCTGGTGGA GGCTTTCTGGAACAAACCTATCTGTTCTATGGCTACTACAAAGTGGACAAAATCCACTTTCCAAAGACCACTTACAATTTGCCGCTGGCCTACCTGCTGGTCACTATAGCCTACCTGTTCCTCAGTCTCATCTGGATAgttaaaag GTCTGCCACGGGATTCAAACGTAACCTGGTTCAGGATGAGGATCGCTTTCAGAGCTTTTGCAACAAGATCTTTTCTGGCTGGGACTTCTGCATCACCAACGAGAACGCAGTGCGGTTGAAGAGAAGCAGTTTGCTCTACGAGCTCAGG ACAGatttggaggaggagaggatcaAACAGAAAATAGCAGATCGCACACGTAAAGAGAGATGTCGGATTTACCTTATCCGCCTCATTCTCAACCTTTTTGTCATCGGCGTCCTGGCTAGTTGCTTCTACAGCATTTATGAAGCCACCATCTTCTCCCAGAAAGTACAGATGGATAAGATAAAG GACAATTTCATTGTGGATCTCATCTATGAGTATCTACCCTCAATTGTTATCACCATGGCCAACTTCatcacccccctcctcttctctgttaTCATCAATTACGAGGACTACTCACCTGCGTTTGAGATCCGCTTCACGCTGATGAG GTGTGTCTTCATGCGGTTGACCAGTATTGGGGttctgctcttctctctctggtctcagaTCACTACATGTGAACAGGAGCCCTGCATTTGTGGCTATAACCATAAGCTTTACTCT TGTTGGGAGACCCATGTGGGCCAGGAGATGTACAAACTCACCATCTTTGACTTCATCATCATTATCGCAGTCACAATCTTTGTGGAGTTTCCCAGGAA GCTGATAGTGAATTACTGTGACTGTGGCCTGGCTAAGTGGTGGGGCCAGCAGGAGTTTGCTATCCCTCAGAACGTGCTCGAGATCGTCTACGGTCAGACCATCTGCTGGATCGGCACGTTCTACAGCCCAATGCTGCCGGCCATCTGCACGATTAAATACTTCTTTATCTTCTATATCAAAAAG GTCTCATTGATGGCCAACTGCCGTCCGGCCACACGTCCGTTCCGAGCTTCCAGCTCCAACTTCTTCTTCCTGGTTGTGCTGCTGATCGGCCTTGCTCTGGCCTGTCTGCCCGTCTCTTTTAGTGTGGCTCA GATAAACTCTTCCCAGGCCTGTGGACCGTTTGTTAATTACAACACCTCCTGGGAGGTGCTGCCAGCTACAGTATCTGAGCTGCCTCATGGAATCAAAACACTCCTCTTCGCTCTCTCCTCAGAGGCCTTCGCTGTCTCCTTCTTTGTTGTCACGTG TTTGGCCATGTTTTATGTGATCGCACTAGCTGGAGCTCACAAGAGAGTTATTAACCAACTAAGGGAGCAGCTAGCCATG GAAGGCCGTGATAAGCATTTCTTGATCCAAAAGCTGTGCCAGGCCCAGAGGCTCTCAGCTATCAAATCACCGGTGTCCAAATCTCAACCccgcaaaagcagcagcagaagcagcccCAGCTATCACACCAGCTTCTCCAACAATTTTGATGAAGGTGTGTTTCTGGCACACTCACTTCATGACTCCTCCACACATGTGTGA
- the LOC117726452 gene encoding transmembrane channel-like protein 7 isoform X2 — MFGTGILSYFSFLRFLVMLNLIIFLLMFSFVMLPIIIAPNASANITYNQNDGGLCTVYPSSARRGLVIFHEHITDLLSGGGFLEQTYLFYGYYKVDKIHFPKTTYNLPLAYLLVTIAYLFLSLIWIVKRSATGFKRNLVQDEDRFQSFCNKIFSGWDFCITNENAVRLKRSSLLYELRTDLEEERIKQKIADRTRKERCRIYLIRLILNLFVIGVLASCFYSIYEATIFSQKVQMDKIKDNFIVDLIYEYLPSIVITMANFITPLLFSVIINYEDYSPAFEIRFTLMRCVFMRLTSIGVLLFSLWSQITTCEQEPCICGYNHKLYSCWETHVGQEMYKLTIFDFIIIIAVTIFVEFPRKLIVNYCDCGLAKWWGQQEFAIPQNVLEIVYGQTICWIGTFYSPMLPAICTIKYFFIFYIKKVSLMANCRPATRPFRASSSNFFFLVVLLIGLALACLPVSFSVAQINSSQACGPFVNYNTSWEVLPATVSELPHGIKTLLFALSSEAFAVSFFVVTCLAMFYVIALAGAHKRVINQLREQLAMEGRDKHFLIQKLCQAQRLSAIKSPVSKSQPRKSSSRSSPSYHTSFSNNFDEGVFLAHSLHDSSTHV; from the exons ATGTTCGGCACAGGTATTCTGTCCTACTTCTCCTTCCTGCGCTTCCTGGTCATGCTCAACTTGATCATCTTTTTGCTCATGTTCAGCTTCGTCATGTTACCCATCATCATAGCCCCGAACGCTTCAGCAAATATCACCTACAACCAGAATGACG GAGGTTTGTGCACTGTTTATCCAAGCAGCGCCCGTCGAGGTCTGGTCATCTTTCATGAGCACATTACTGATCTGCTGTCTGGTGGA GGCTTTCTGGAACAAACCTATCTGTTCTATGGCTACTACAAAGTGGACAAAATCCACTTTCCAAAGACCACTTACAATTTGCCGCTGGCCTACCTGCTGGTCACTATAGCCTACCTGTTCCTCAGTCTCATCTGGATAgttaaaag GTCTGCCACGGGATTCAAACGTAACCTGGTTCAGGATGAGGATCGCTTTCAGAGCTTTTGCAACAAGATCTTTTCTGGCTGGGACTTCTGCATCACCAACGAGAACGCAGTGCGGTTGAAGAGAAGCAGTTTGCTCTACGAGCTCAGG ACAGatttggaggaggagaggatcaAACAGAAAATAGCAGATCGCACACGTAAAGAGAGATGTCGGATTTACCTTATCCGCCTCATTCTCAACCTTTTTGTCATCGGCGTCCTGGCTAGTTGCTTCTACAGCATTTATGAAGCCACCATCTTCTCCCAGAAAGTACAGATGGATAAGATAAAG GACAATTTCATTGTGGATCTCATCTATGAGTATCTACCCTCAATTGTTATCACCATGGCCAACTTCatcacccccctcctcttctctgttaTCATCAATTACGAGGACTACTCACCTGCGTTTGAGATCCGCTTCACGCTGATGAG GTGTGTCTTCATGCGGTTGACCAGTATTGGGGttctgctcttctctctctggtctcagaTCACTACATGTGAACAGGAGCCCTGCATTTGTGGCTATAACCATAAGCTTTACTCT TGTTGGGAGACCCATGTGGGCCAGGAGATGTACAAACTCACCATCTTTGACTTCATCATCATTATCGCAGTCACAATCTTTGTGGAGTTTCCCAGGAA GCTGATAGTGAATTACTGTGACTGTGGCCTGGCTAAGTGGTGGGGCCAGCAGGAGTTTGCTATCCCTCAGAACGTGCTCGAGATCGTCTACGGTCAGACCATCTGCTGGATCGGCACGTTCTACAGCCCAATGCTGCCGGCCATCTGCACGATTAAATACTTCTTTATCTTCTATATCAAAAAG GTCTCATTGATGGCCAACTGCCGTCCGGCCACACGTCCGTTCCGAGCTTCCAGCTCCAACTTCTTCTTCCTGGTTGTGCTGCTGATCGGCCTTGCTCTGGCCTGTCTGCCCGTCTCTTTTAGTGTGGCTCA GATAAACTCTTCCCAGGCCTGTGGACCGTTTGTTAATTACAACACCTCCTGGGAGGTGCTGCCAGCTACAGTATCTGAGCTGCCTCATGGAATCAAAACACTCCTCTTCGCTCTCTCCTCAGAGGCCTTCGCTGTCTCCTTCTTTGTTGTCACGTG TTTGGCCATGTTTTATGTGATCGCACTAGCTGGAGCTCACAAGAGAGTTATTAACCAACTAAGGGAGCAGCTAGCCATG GAAGGCCGTGATAAGCATTTCTTGATCCAAAAGCTGTGCCAGGCCCAGAGGCTCTCAGCTATCAAATCACCGGTGTCCAAATCTCAACCccgcaaaagcagcagcagaagcagcccCAGCTATCACACCAGCTTCTCCAACAATTTTGATGAAGGTGTGTTTCTGGCACACTCACTTCATGACTCCTCCACACATGTGTGA